Proteins from a single region of Aureibacter tunicatorum:
- a CDS encoding aminopeptidase C, with protein MNKLSKLLSLGFLGLSLSAFGQTEIEFENPRKISEDIDLEVTEVKNQAETGTCWSFSTTSFIESELIKKGKGVHNLSEMYNVRNVYPQKAELYVKKHGRAQFGEGSLSHDVINSIREYGIVPESAYSGITFGELHNHQEMINVLKKMLTAVVENKGGSITPKWSEAFNAVLDVYLGKAPQEFEYQGKTYTPKSFADYLDINPDDYISLTSFTHQDFYDSFVLQVPDNFSNGEFYNLPLDELMEVMDYALENGYTISLDADVSEEFFSAKTGMAILPAKDFDDMDEDEKEGVFKVNTPEVIVTPELRQMAYENYETTDDHLMHLTGKGKDQYGNPFYKVKNSWGTKGKGFEGYVYLSEAYMKMKTVSILLNKNALPKNIRKKLNV; from the coding sequence ATGAACAAATTAAGCAAGTTGTTATCGCTAGGCTTTTTGGGTTTGTCTCTTTCAGCTTTTGGCCAGACGGAGATAGAGTTTGAGAATCCAAGAAAAATATCTGAAGATATTGATTTGGAAGTGACGGAAGTAAAAAACCAAGCTGAAACGGGAACGTGCTGGAGCTTTTCAACAACTTCTTTCATTGAAAGCGAACTAATAAAAAAAGGCAAGGGAGTTCATAATCTTTCTGAAATGTATAATGTCAGAAACGTCTATCCACAAAAAGCCGAATTATATGTAAAAAAGCATGGTCGGGCACAATTTGGAGAAGGCAGTTTGAGCCATGATGTCATCAACTCCATAAGAGAATATGGTATTGTTCCTGAATCTGCATATTCAGGCATCACTTTTGGCGAATTGCACAATCACCAAGAAATGATAAACGTGCTTAAAAAAATGCTTACCGCTGTTGTAGAAAACAAAGGAGGCTCCATAACTCCTAAATGGTCTGAAGCATTCAATGCAGTACTTGATGTCTATCTGGGAAAAGCTCCTCAAGAATTTGAATACCAAGGAAAAACCTACACTCCAAAGTCATTTGCTGATTATTTGGATATCAATCCTGATGACTACATATCATTGACATCATTCACTCATCAAGATTTCTATGATAGCTTTGTCCTTCAAGTGCCGGACAACTTTTCCAATGGAGAGTTTTACAACCTTCCACTTGACGAACTCATGGAAGTTATGGACTATGCTTTGGAAAATGGCTATACTATTTCTTTAGACGCTGACGTTTCAGAAGAATTTTTCTCTGCAAAAACAGGAATGGCAATCTTGCCGGCTAAAGATTTTGACGATATGGATGAAGATGAAAAAGAAGGCGTATTCAAAGTCAACACTCCTGAAGTAATCGTTACACCTGAGTTAAGACAAATGGCTTATGAGAATTATGAAACAACTGACGACCATTTGATGCATTTGACTGGAAAAGGAAAAGATCAATATGGAAACCCATTCTACAAAGTTAAAAACTCTTGGGGCACCAAAGGCAAAGGCTTTGAAGGTTATGTTTATCTTTCTGAAGCATACATGAAAATGAAAACAGTTTCAATACTATTGAATAAAAATGCCTTGCCTAAAAATATAAGAAAAAAACTTAATGTTTAA